The following proteins come from a genomic window of Miscanthus floridulus cultivar M001 chromosome 2, ASM1932011v1, whole genome shotgun sequence:
- the LOC136537839 gene encoding LEAF RUST 10 DISEASE-RESISTANCEUS RECEPTOR-LIKE PROTEIN KINASE-like 1.5 produces MRPHLLLLLLAAACLPPPAACRLFHPPPPPPRQQQQQHGSGTNVPTVALAAAASLLALLLLYLCAAIAVRRFRSRGAVAREPAGAGSSSAASRAAAFLRRHGLHHHRPSFTYEQLRAATAGFDAARKLGDGGFGTVFLAYLPPSGRPAAVKRLHVPPSPSPSFPSASATITKSFCNEVLILSALRHPHLVRLHGFCADPRALLLVYDFVPNGTLSHHLHRRVGGPGAAPPPPPPPWRTRLAMAAQIASALEYLHFGVKPAVVHRDVTSSNIFVEADMRARLGDFGLSRLLAPPDACATGGARELVCCTAPQGTPGYLDPDYHRSFQLTEKSDVYSFGVVVLELVTGLRPVDVGRERRDVTLADWVVAKIQVGELREVVDPPVLGEGPAVMASVEAVAELAFRCVAPDKDDRPDAREVLAELKRIQTMLPELPSRKVS; encoded by the coding sequence ATGCGACcgcatctcctcctcctcctcctcgccgccgcctgcCTCCCGCCGCCGGCCGCGTGCCGGCTCTTCcacccgcccccgccgccgccgcggcagcagcagcagcagcacggcaGCGGCACCAACGTGCCCACCGtggcgctcgccgccgccgcgtcgctgCTCGCGCTGCTCCTGCTCTACCTCTGCGCCGCCATCGCGGTGCGCCGGTTCCGCTCCCGCGGCGCGGTGGCGCGGGAGCCGGCGGGGGCGGGGTCCTCCTCGGCGGCGTCCCGCGCCGCGGCGTTCCTCCGCCGGCACgggctccaccaccaccgcccgtCCTTCACCTACGAGCAGCTGCGCGCCGCCACCGCGGGCTTCGACGCGGCGCGCAAGCTCGGCGACGGCGGCTTCGGGACGGTGTTCCTCGCGTACCTCCCGCCCTCCGGCCGCCCCGCCGCCGTCAAGCGCCTCCACGTCccgccgtccccgtccccgtcgttCCCCTCCGCCTCCGCCACCATCACCAAGTCCTTCTGCAACGAGGTGCTCATCCTCTCCGCGCTCCGCCACCCGCACCTCGTCCGCCTCCACGGCTTCTGCGCCGACCCGCGCGCGCTCCTCCTCGTCTAcgacttcgtccccaacggcaCGCTCTCGCACCACCTCCACCGCCGTGTCGGCGGCCctggcgccgcgccgccgcccccgccgccccCCTGGCGGACCCGCCTTGCGATGGCCGCCCAGATCGCGtcggcgctcgagtacctccacTTCGGCGTGAAGCCCGCCGTCGTGCACCGCGACGTCACCTCCTCCAACATCTTCGTGGAGGCCGACATGCGGGCACGCCTCGGCGACTTCGGCCTCTCCCGCCTCCTCGCGCCGCCGGACGCCTGCGCCACGGGGGGCGCCCGCGAGCTCGTGTGCTGCACCGCGCCGCAGGGGACGCCGGGCTACCTGGACCCGGACTACCACCGCTCGTTCCAGCTCACGGAGAAgagcgacgtgtacagcttcggcgtcGTGGTGCTGGAGCTCGTCACGGGGCTGAGGCCCGTGGACGTGGGCAGGGAGCGGCGGGACGTGACGCTGGCGGACTGGGTGGTGGCCAAGATCCAGGTCGGCGAGCTCAGGGAGGTCGTCGACCCGCCGGTGCTGGGCGAGGGCCCTGCCGTGATGGCGAGCGTCGAGGCCGTGGCGGAGCTGGCGTTCCGGTGCGTGGCGCCGGACAAGGACGACCGGCCTGACGCCCGGGAGGTGCTGGCCGAGCTCAAGAGGATCCAAACCATGCTCCCCGAGCTTCCCAGCCGCAAGGTTTCTTG